In Chloroflexota bacterium, the following proteins share a genomic window:
- a CDS encoding MaoC family dehydratase N-terminal domain-containing protein, with protein MAQESAVTPELKALVGKEFPPTTWEVTKGDIIRFAQAIEDPNPLWNDEKQARRSRYGGLIASPAFPACLVNEGMMKLLFNTPTPLKRLLNGGNELEWYQPIRPGDRITVTGRLVNLREGEGALGRTLFLIFEITYTNQSGEAVAKGRNTLVRY; from the coding sequence GTGGCCCAGGAATCGGCTGTCACCCCTGAGCTCAAGGCCCTGGTAGGCAAAGAGTTCCCCCCCACCACCTGGGAGGTGACCAAAGGCGACATCATCCGCTTTGCCCAGGCCATTGAGGACCCCAACCCCCTGTGGAACGACGAAAAACAGGCCCGCCGGAGCCGCTACGGGGGGCTTATTGCCTCCCCCGCCTTCCCCGCCTGCCTCGTCAATGAGGGCATGATGAAGCTGCTCTTCAATACGCCCACCCCCCTGAAGCGGCTCCTCAACGGGGGCAATGAGCTGGAATGGTACCAGCCCATCCGCCCCGGCGACCGCATCACCGTCACCGGGCGGTTGGTGAACCTGCGCGAAGGGGAAGGAGCCTTGGGCCGGACGCTCTTCCTCATCTTTGAGATAACCTATACCAACCAGTCCGGCGAGGCGGTGGCCAAGGGCCGGAACACTCTTGTCCGCTACTAG
- a CDS encoding dehydratase, which yields MAEQIFYEDVEAGQELPPLVKHPTTRQLVKWAGASGDFYEIHYDKDFAQAQGLKGVIVHGWLVFSFLGQLLTDWMGEGGWIKKFRVSYPGMNYPGEDIILKGKITRKYAQDGEHLAELEIWAENPRGEKTTPGRAVVALPSRKETVERTA from the coding sequence ATGGCAGAGCAGATATTCTATGAAGATGTGGAGGCAGGCCAGGAGCTCCCGCCCCTGGTGAAGCACCCCACCACCCGCCAGCTGGTGAAGTGGGCCGGGGCCTCGGGGGACTTCTACGAAATCCACTACGACAAGGACTTCGCCCAGGCCCAGGGGCTGAAGGGAGTCATCGTCCACGGCTGGCTGGTCTTCTCTTTCCTGGGCCAGCTCCTCACCGACTGGATGGGGGAAGGGGGGTGGATAAAGAAGTTCAGGGTGAGCTACCCGGGGATGAACTACCCCGGCGAGGACATAATATTGAAGGGGAAAATCACCAGGAAATATGCCCAGGATGGGGAACACCTGGCGGAACTCGAAATATGGGCGGAGAACCCCAGGGGTGAAAAGACTACGCCGGGCCGGGCAGTGGTGGCCCTCCCGTCAAGAAAGGAGACAGTTGAGCGGACTGCTTGA
- a CDS encoding SDR family oxidoreductase translates to MSGLLEDRVAVVTGAGRGIGRAEALALAAQGAKVVVNDLKGGGHDTGAPAAPADEVVEEINGKGGIAVASYDSVATPEGAERIIKTAIDSFGRIDILVNNAGILRDHLVFRMSPEDWDAVIKVHLYGTFYCTRFATPYMVRQRYGRLINTSSEAGLGNPGQVNYSAAKEGIVGFTRSASRELGRFGVTCNAIRPRAATHMTMRPELIAAWEKAGRQDLIKETAAMTPEGVAPLVVFLASEAAENINGCTFLVYRGFVGLYDELAVREKLAREGGDWTPEELVDLIPRTIGKGRVRELPPAF, encoded by the coding sequence TTGAGCGGACTGCTTGAGGACAGGGTGGCGGTGGTCACCGGGGCAGGGCGGGGCATCGGCCGGGCCGAGGCCCTGGCCCTGGCAGCTCAGGGGGCCAAAGTGGTGGTCAACGACCTGAAAGGGGGGGGACATGACACCGGCGCCCCCGCCGCCCCTGCCGATGAGGTGGTGGAGGAAATCAATGGCAAGGGGGGCATAGCCGTTGCCAGCTACGACAGCGTGGCCACCCCCGAAGGGGCGGAGAGGATTATCAAGACGGCTATAGACAGCTTCGGCCGGATAGACATCCTGGTGAACAATGCCGGCATCCTCCGGGACCACCTGGTCTTCAGGATGAGCCCCGAAGACTGGGATGCGGTCATCAAGGTGCACCTCTACGGCACCTTCTACTGCACCCGTTTCGCCACCCCCTACATGGTCCGGCAGCGCTACGGCCGGCTCATCAACACCTCTTCCGAGGCAGGGCTGGGGAACCCGGGCCAGGTCAACTACTCCGCCGCCAAGGAGGGGATTGTCGGCTTCACCCGCTCCGCGTCCCGGGAGCTGGGGCGGTTCGGGGTTACCTGTAACGCCATCCGCCCCCGCGCCGCCACCCACATGACCATGAGGCCCGAGCTTATAGCCGCCTGGGAGAAGGCGGGGCGCCAGGACCTGATAAAGGAGACAGCGGCCATGACTCCTGAGGGCGTCGCCCCCCTGGTGGTTTTCCTGGCCAGCGAGGCGGCGGAGAACATCAACGGCTGCACCTTCCTCGTTTACCGCGGCTTCGTTGGCCTCTATGACGAGCTTGCGGTCCGTGAGAAGCTCGCCAGGGAGGGCGGGGACTGGACCCCCGAGGAGCTGGTGGACCTCATCCCCAGGACCATCGGCAAGGGGAGGGTGAGGGAGCTACCCCCCGCCTTCTAG
- the atpC gene encoding F0F1 ATP synthase subunit epsilon, translating to MPMKIDIVSAERLVYSDDVDVVVAPGVEGQLGILPHHAPLMTMLQPGELLLRKGKEEVSLCITGGFLEVRPDRVVVLADAAEKCEEIDLARAEAAKRRAEERLTGRAPEADLAQAHASLARAVARLKVAERHRRRRGSGLEGGG from the coding sequence TTGCCTATGAAGATAGATATTGTTTCGGCGGAACGGCTGGTCTATTCGGATGATGTTGATGTGGTGGTGGCGCCGGGGGTGGAGGGGCAGCTGGGCATCCTGCCCCACCACGCCCCGTTGATGACCATGCTCCAGCCGGGGGAGCTCCTCCTGCGCAAAGGGAAGGAGGAGGTCTCCCTCTGCATCACGGGGGGCTTCCTGGAGGTGCGGCCGGATAGAGTTGTCGTCCTGGCCGATGCGGCGGAAAAGTGCGAGGAGATAGACCTGGCCCGGGCCGAGGCTGCCAAGAGGCGGGCAGAAGAACGGCTGACGGGCCGGGCCCCGGAAGCAGACCTGGCCCAGGCCCATGCTTCCCTGGCCAGGGCGGTGGCCAGGCTCAAAGTGGCCGAAAGACACCGCCGGAGAAGGGGGTCCGGGCTAGAAGGCGGGGGGTAG
- the atpD gene encoding F0F1 ATP synthase subunit beta, whose protein sequence is MAKGRVVQVIGTVVDVEFPPEELPSIYDAVEVPVDGSKIVLEVQQHIGNNWARCLALTPTDGLKRGAEVVDTGGPLKVPVGRECLGRLFNVFGEPLDNLGEVKAKDRWPIHRPPPLFMDQETRPQMLETGLKVIDLVTPFTRGGKVGAYGGAGVGKTVIIQELIRNIATEHGGFSVFVGVGERSREGNDLWLEMKASGVIDKTVLVFGQMNEPPGVRLRVALTALTMAEFFRDEGGQDVLLFIDNIYRYTLAGMEVSALLGRMPSAVGYQPTLATEMGELEERITTNRKGSITSFQAIYVPADDYTDPGIVTTFGHLDAVIALDRAISEMGIYPAMDPLASTSRILDPRIVGEEHYSVARGVQRVLQRYRELQDLIAILGIDELSEEDKLTVGRARRIQRFLSQPMFVAEAFTGTPGRYVPVKETVRGFKEILEGKHDHLPEQAFYMVGTIDDALEKAQTLGG, encoded by the coding sequence ATGGCTAAAGGCAGAGTTGTGCAGGTTATCGGGACGGTGGTGGATGTGGAGTTCCCCCCCGAGGAGCTCCCTTCCATCTATGATGCGGTGGAGGTCCCCGTGGACGGCTCCAAGATTGTCCTGGAGGTCCAGCAGCATATCGGGAACAACTGGGCGCGGTGCCTGGCCCTGACCCCTACCGACGGCCTCAAACGGGGGGCGGAGGTGGTGGACACCGGCGGGCCCCTTAAGGTGCCGGTAGGCAGGGAATGCCTGGGCCGGCTGTTCAATGTCTTTGGCGAGCCCCTGGATAACCTGGGGGAGGTGAAGGCCAAGGACAGGTGGCCCATCCATCGGCCCCCTCCCCTCTTTATGGACCAGGAGACTCGCCCCCAGATGCTGGAGACCGGCCTGAAGGTGATTGACCTCGTCACCCCCTTCACCCGGGGAGGGAAGGTGGGGGCCTACGGGGGGGCGGGGGTGGGCAAGACCGTTATCATCCAGGAGCTCATCCGCAACATCGCCACCGAGCACGGGGGCTTTTCGGTCTTTGTGGGCGTGGGGGAGCGTTCTCGGGAGGGGAACGACCTCTGGCTGGAGATGAAGGCCTCGGGGGTCATTGACAAGACGGTCCTGGTCTTCGGCCAGATGAACGAGCCCCCGGGGGTGAGGCTGAGGGTGGCGCTCACCGCCCTCACCATGGCCGAGTTCTTCCGCGATGAAGGGGGGCAGGACGTGCTCCTCTTCATAGACAACATCTACCGCTATACCCTGGCGGGGATGGAGGTCTCGGCGCTTTTGGGCCGGATGCCCTCGGCGGTGGGCTACCAGCCCACCCTGGCCACGGAGATGGGGGAGCTGGAGGAGCGCATCACCACCAACAGGAAGGGCTCCATCACCTCCTTCCAGGCCATCTATGTGCCCGCGGATGACTACACCGACCCGGGGATTGTCACCACCTTCGGCCACCTGGATGCCGTCATCGCCCTGGACCGCGCCATCTCCGAGATGGGCATCTACCCTGCCATGGACCCCCTGGCCTCCACCTCCCGCATCCTGGACCCCCGGATAGTGGGGGAGGAGCACTACAGCGTGGCCCGGGGCGTCCAGCGGGTCCTCCAGCGCTACAGGGAGCTCCAGGACCTCATCGCCATCCTTGGCATAGACGAGCTTTCCGAGGAGGACAAGCTCACCGTAGGCCGGGCGCGGCGCATCCAGCGGTTCTTGTCCCAGCCCATGTTCGTGGCCGAGGCCTTCACCGGCACCCCCGGCCGCTATGTGCCCGTAAAAGAGACGGTGAGGGGCTTCAAGGAGATACTGGAGGGCAAACACGACCACCTGCCCGAGCAGGCCTTCTACATGGTAGGCACAATAGACGACGCCCTGGAAAAGGCCCAAACGCTGGGCGGGTAA
- the atpA gene encoding F0F1 ATP synthase subunit alpha yields the protein MATRGHDIVAILKQQIEQFGAQAVLVDVGTVVEVGDGIARIHGLQGAGYNELLEFSNGTLGIALNLEEDSVGAIVLGDYSSIKEGDEVKTTGRIVEVPVGDGLKGRVVDPLGRPVDGKGPIQASRTRPVERVAPNVVVRRPVNVPVRTGIKAIDAMIPIGRGQRELIIGDRSTGKTAIVMDTIISQRGGDLACIYVAIGQKASKVAQMVATLEQHGAMAHTIVVAANASDPIALQYLAPYSGCALGEEFMEQGKDALVIYDDLSKHAWAYRQLSLLLRRPSGREAYPGDVFYLHSRLLERAAHLAPEHGGGSLTALPIIETQMGDISAYIPTNVISITDGQIYLETDLFNAGIRPALNVGLSVSRVGGAAQTRAMKQVVGRLRLDLAQYRELAAFAQFGTAELDKATRAQLERGQRLVEILKQPQYEPMSLEKEVSILYAGVNGYLDDVPVDKVSRWEAEFHSFMETHHPQALKAIATDKELKPETEEKLKQAIKQFKQTVTV from the coding sequence ATGGCCACCCGGGGACACGACATAGTAGCCATCCTCAAGCAGCAGATTGAGCAGTTTGGGGCCCAAGCGGTCCTGGTGGATGTGGGGACGGTGGTGGAGGTGGGGGACGGCATCGCCCGCATCCACGGCCTCCAGGGGGCCGGATACAATGAGCTCCTGGAGTTTTCCAACGGGACGCTGGGCATCGCCCTGAACCTGGAGGAGGACTCGGTAGGGGCCATCGTTCTGGGCGATTACTCCTCAATCAAGGAAGGCGACGAGGTCAAGACCACGGGCCGGATTGTGGAGGTGCCGGTGGGGGATGGCCTCAAGGGACGGGTGGTGGACCCCCTGGGCAGACCCGTAGACGGGAAGGGCCCCATCCAGGCCAGCCGGACCCGTCCGGTGGAGAGGGTGGCCCCCAATGTGGTCGTGCGCCGCCCGGTAAACGTCCCCGTCCGCACCGGTATCAAGGCTATAGACGCAATGATACCTATAGGCCGGGGCCAGCGGGAGCTTATCATCGGCGACCGCTCCACCGGCAAGACGGCCATCGTCATGGATACTATTATCAGCCAGAGGGGGGGCGACCTCGCCTGTATCTATGTGGCCATCGGGCAGAAGGCCTCCAAGGTGGCCCAGATGGTGGCCACCCTGGAGCAGCACGGGGCAATGGCCCACACCATCGTGGTGGCGGCCAACGCCTCGGACCCCATCGCCCTCCAGTACCTGGCCCCCTACTCGGGATGTGCCCTGGGGGAGGAGTTCATGGAGCAGGGCAAGGACGCCCTGGTCATCTACGATGACCTCTCCAAGCACGCCTGGGCCTACCGTCAGTTGTCTCTCTTGCTGCGACGGCCATCGGGGCGGGAGGCCTACCCCGGGGATGTCTTCTACCTGCACAGCCGCCTCCTGGAGAGGGCAGCCCACCTGGCCCCGGAACATGGCGGCGGCTCCCTCACCGCCCTGCCCATCATTGAGACCCAGATGGGGGATATCTCCGCCTACATCCCCACCAACGTTATCTCCATCACCGACGGCCAGATATACCTGGAAACTGACCTCTTCAATGCTGGCATCCGCCCCGCCCTGAATGTGGGCCTCTCGGTCTCCAGGGTGGGGGGGGCGGCCCAGACCAGGGCCATGAAACAGGTGGTCGGGAGGCTGAGGCTGGACCTGGCCCAGTACCGGGAGCTGGCCGCCTTTGCCCAGTTCGGCACCGCCGAGCTGGACAAGGCCACCCGGGCACAGCTTGAGCGGGGCCAGAGGCTGGTGGAAATCCTAAAGCAGCCCCAGTATGAGCCTATGTCTCTGGAGAAGGAGGTCTCCATCCTCTACGCCGGCGTCAACGGCTACCTGGACGATGTGCCCGTTGACAAGGTCTCCCGATGGGAGGCGGAGTTCCACAGCTTCATGGAGACTCACCACCCCCAGGCCCTCAAGGCCATCGCCACCGACAAAGAGCTCAAGCCCGAGACCGAAGAAAAGCTCAAGCAGGCCATAAAACAGTTCAAACAGACAGTGACGGTGTAG
- the atpH gene encoding ATP synthase F1 subunit delta, with the protein MPRMASARRHAQAIFQIARAAGELEKWREELAKVAQAAADPVLSLLLESPRLALAEKVALLQERLPWAGPLVLNYAGLLVARGRRRLAGEIAEEYERLLDTYHGIEHAEVITAVPLGGEEVELLARRLAAMVGKRVVVKAKVDPAIVGGLVARVGGQLLDGSTRTRLELLKKSLSEGGAGPWPPGDTT; encoded by the coding sequence ATGCCCCGCATGGCCTCCGCCCGCCGCCATGCCCAGGCTATATTCCAGATTGCCCGGGCCGCAGGTGAGTTGGAGAAATGGCGGGAGGAACTGGCTAAGGTGGCCCAGGCAGCGGCCGACCCTGTCCTCTCCCTCCTGCTGGAGAGCCCCCGCCTTGCCCTGGCGGAGAAGGTTGCCTTGTTGCAGGAGAGGCTTCCCTGGGCCGGCCCCCTGGTGCTGAACTACGCGGGGCTCCTGGTGGCCCGCGGCAGGCGGAGGCTGGCGGGGGAGATTGCTGAGGAGTATGAAAGGCTTCTGGACACCTACCACGGTATTGAGCATGCCGAGGTCATCACCGCTGTCCCCCTTGGGGGGGAGGAGGTGGAGCTCCTGGCCCGGAGGCTGGCGGCGATGGTGGGGAAGAGGGTGGTGGTGAAAGCGAAAGTGGACCCCGCCATCGTCGGCGGACTGGTGGCGAGGGTCGGGGGCCAGCTCCTGGACGGGAGCACGCGCACGAGACTGGAGCTTTTGAAGAAGAGTCTTTCAGAGGGAGGTGCTGGCCCATGGCCACCCGGGGACACGACATAG
- the atpF gene encoding F0F1 ATP synthase subunit B — MEKFGELGIHLPSLLIYLVNFGLLLGLLYIVGYKPILRMLDQRSATIKESLDQAEKARLQSTRAEEEIKAQLQDARRQGQAIVSQAAQMGEKVKEEARAEARREAQGLIQRARGEIEVERGEMVAQLRREFAGLAITAAEKVINRSLDRQAHRQLIEEVLEETPSSGGK, encoded by the coding sequence CTGGAGAAGTTCGGGGAGCTGGGCATCCACCTGCCCAGCCTGCTTATCTATTTGGTGAACTTCGGCCTGCTCCTGGGGCTCCTCTATATCGTCGGCTACAAGCCCATATTGAGGATGCTGGACCAGCGCTCCGCTACCATAAAGGAGAGCCTGGACCAGGCGGAGAAGGCCCGGCTCCAGTCCACCCGTGCGGAGGAGGAGATAAAGGCCCAGCTCCAGGACGCCCGCCGGCAGGGCCAGGCCATCGTATCCCAGGCGGCCCAGATGGGGGAGAAGGTCAAGGAGGAGGCCAGGGCCGAGGCCCGGCGGGAGGCCCAGGGCCTTATCCAGAGGGCCCGGGGGGAGATAGAGGTGGAGAGGGGGGAGATGGTGGCCCAGCTGAGGAGGGAGTTCGCCGGCCTGGCCATCACGGCGGCGGAAAAGGTGATAAACCGCTCCCTGGATAGACAGGCCCACCGGCAGCTTATAGAAGAGGTGCTGGAGGAAACCCCCTCCAGCGGGGGCAAGTAG
- a CDS encoding ATP synthase F0 subunit C, translating to MDPETMKMLAAGLAIGLGLLGPGIGLGLIGASAMQALGRNPEARGAIFTNMILVAALAEALGIYALIVAIILGMVA from the coding sequence ATGGACCCGGAAACAATGAAGATGCTGGCGGCGGGGCTGGCCATTGGCCTGGGCCTTTTGGGCCCAGGGATTGGCCTGGGCCTCATCGGTGCTTCGGCCATGCAGGCTCTGGGCAGGAATCCCGAGGCCCGGGGGGCCATCTTTACAAACATGATCCTGGTGGCCGCCCTGGCGGAGGCACTCGGCATTTATGCCCTGATTGTAGCTATCATCCTGGGCATGGTGGCGTAA
- a CDS encoding F0F1 ATP synthase subunit A codes for MGCSTRLLFILAVSFVLLLVASLVTGAIGSRFTGMDPLSSKPAIHLPPQPVFPPEEHPEPARFAITNTLLASWFTTACLLLLFYVVARKPKLVPGRLQGMVEAIMEFLLNLIEGAIGKERARTVFPLVATIFLFVAFNAWLSALPFFGPVGYKDEHGAIAIPLLRNAGTDINLPLAIALVAVFTVEFWGVRAVGALRYAGQFVNVRQLLRGRPLGVVDLFVGGLEALSHLIRIVSFTFRLFGNMTAGKSLLLIVAFLSPFLAWLGYGLELFFGLIQALIFAGLTMVFAVLAVQPHEEETH; via the coding sequence ATGGGCTGCTCCACCAGGCTGCTCTTTATACTGGCAGTTTCCTTTGTCCTTCTCCTCGTGGCGAGCCTGGTGACCGGAGCCATAGGGTCTCGGTTCACCGGGATGGACCCTCTGTCTTCCAAGCCGGCCATCCATCTCCCCCCCCAGCCCGTATTTCCACCAGAGGAGCACCCTGAGCCCGCGCGTTTCGCCATCACCAATACCCTGCTGGCCTCCTGGTTCACCACGGCGTGCCTCCTCCTCCTGTTCTATGTTGTCGCCCGGAAGCCGAAGCTCGTCCCCGGCCGGCTGCAGGGCATGGTGGAAGCGATTATGGAGTTCCTGCTGAACTTGATAGAGGGGGCCATCGGTAAGGAGAGGGCCAGGACGGTCTTCCCTCTGGTGGCCACCATATTCCTGTTTGTCGCCTTCAATGCCTGGCTGTCTGCCCTGCCGTTTTTTGGCCCCGTCGGCTACAAGGACGAGCACGGGGCCATTGCTATCCCCCTCCTGCGCAATGCCGGTACTGACATCAACCTCCCCCTGGCCATTGCCCTAGTAGCTGTCTTCACAGTTGAGTTCTGGGGGGTAAGGGCGGTGGGGGCGCTGCGCTATGCGGGCCAGTTTGTGAACGTGCGCCAGCTTCTTCGGGGCCGGCCTCTGGGAGTCGTAGACCTCTTCGTGGGGGGGCTGGAGGCCCTCAGCCACCTTATCCGCATCGTCAGCTTCACCTTCCGTCTATTCGGGAACATGACTGCGGGGAAGTCCCTGCTTTTGATTGTTGCCTTCCTCTCTCCGTTCCTGGCTTGGCTGGGCTACGGGCTGGAGCTGTTCTTCGGCCTCATCCAGGCCCTCATCTTTGCAGGGCTGACAATGGTGTTTGCTGTGCTAGCCGTCCAACCCCATGAAGAGGAAACCCATTAG
- a CDS encoding AtpZ/AtpI family protein, whose protein sequence is MERWVWALRFIGIGWYVALCIVLGAILGMWLDRKLHTVPWLAIGGIILGTFFAFFGLYQMLRPGIDRKDKK, encoded by the coding sequence ATGGAGCGGTGGGTATGGGCGCTTCGGTTCATAGGCATAGGCTGGTATGTGGCCCTGTGCATCGTGCTGGGGGCCATCCTGGGCATGTGGCTGGACCGCAAGCTCCACACCGTCCCATGGCTGGCTATCGGGGGTATTATCCTGGGCACCTTTTTCGCCTTCTTCGGCCTGTACCAGATGCTCCGGCCGGGGATAGACCGGAAGGATAAAAAGTAG